In Acidobacteriota bacterium, one genomic interval encodes:
- the nadC gene encoding carboxylating nicotinate-nucleotide diphosphorylase: MIMNNSLVQREIRRFLREDIGPGDLTTGCLPGLADRVVEARFAAREAGTLAGLDFALEVFRALDPRVAWAGVSRRDGSTLAPGEGIATVRGPAPALLTGERTALNILQRLSGIATQARRFASALDGSRTVLLDTRKTTPGFRYFEKYAVRVGGGHNHRLGLFDGVMIKDNHIAAVGGITEAVRCARAHAPVTVRVEVEADTLDQVREAVEAGADIIMLDNMPPGRIAEAQAVIAGKALVEVSGRVRLEDLPALASLGVDFISTSAVVTRAPWLDIGLDM; this comes from the coding sequence ATGATCATGAACAACAGTCTGGTGCAACGCGAAATCAGACGTTTTCTCCGGGAGGACATCGGCCCCGGCGACCTGACCACGGGCTGCCTGCCCGGCCTGGCCGACCGCGTCGTGGAGGCCCGGTTCGCCGCCCGCGAGGCGGGGACCCTGGCCGGCCTCGACTTCGCCCTGGAGGTTTTCCGGGCCCTCGACCCCCGCGTGGCGTGGGCGGGCGTTTCCCGGCGGGATGGGAGCACCCTCGCCCCGGGCGAGGGGATCGCCACGGTCCGGGGCCCCGCACCCGCGCTCCTGACGGGGGAGCGAACGGCCCTGAACATCCTGCAGCGTCTCTCCGGGATCGCCACCCAGGCCCGCCGCTTCGCCTCGGCGCTGGACGGCAGCCGCACCGTCCTCCTGGACACCCGGAAGACCACCCCCGGTTTCCGTTACTTCGAAAAGTACGCGGTCCGGGTCGGCGGCGGGCACAACCATCGCCTCGGGCTCTTCGACGGCGTCATGATCAAGGACAACCACATCGCCGCGGTGGGCGGGATCACCGAAGCCGTCCGGTGCGCCCGGGCCCACGCCCCCGTCACGGTCCGCGTCGAGGTGGAAGCGGACACCCTGGACCAGGTCCGCGAGGCCGTCGAGGCCGGGGCCGACATCATCATGCTGGACAACATGCCCCCCGGGCGGATCGCCGAGGCGCAGGCCGTGATCGCGGGGAAGGCGCTCGTCGAGGTCTCCGGCAGGGTGCGGCTGGAGGACCTGCCGGCCCTGGCTTCCCTCGGGGTGGATTTCATCTCGACCTCGGCCGTCGTCACCCGGGCGCCCTGGCTCGACATCGGCCTGGACATGTGA
- the nadB gene encoding L-aspartate oxidase, producing MNTDILVIGSGIAGLSAAIPLAEAYRVLVVTKGELFNCNTDKAQGGIAAAMREEDSPFLHFQDTMSAGDSLCREEALRHMVEQGPVCVNTLIAWGARFDREGSRLAFCREGAHRMNRILHAHGDATGHEIMSTLARKARSIENIRILEHVATVGLDVEGGTCRGAVSAHLGSGEVYRIRSRGTVLATGGAGRLYRRTTNSELATGDGFAMAYRVGAVIEDMEFVQFHPTSFHREGCTEFLLSEAMRGEGGLLRNLRGERFMPRFHPLAELAPRDVVSRSILREMEATGTDHVLLDMTHFKATFLRKRFPGLFARCLAQGIDFSREPIPVSPAAHYFMGGVKVDLGGCTSIRGLFACGETACTGVHGANRLASNSLLEGLVFGKHTGENLVANPGLLAPGDGGDPSPPDACPAGTVALGPDPGAEALKAEFRDLMWGRVGIIRTEEGLAAAEDRIRAMRAALGTPRSLAALETDRSLQAGLLVAVSARARKSSWGGHFRADHPGKAGSGNRHVNVVRAGTGDDPAITWTE from the coding sequence ATGAACACGGACATCCTGGTCATCGGCTCGGGGATCGCCGGGCTCAGCGCGGCCATCCCCCTCGCGGAGGCCTACCGCGTCCTGGTGGTCACGAAGGGCGAACTCTTCAACTGCAACACGGACAAGGCCCAGGGCGGCATCGCCGCGGCCATGCGGGAGGAGGACTCCCCTTTCCTCCACTTCCAGGACACCATGAGCGCCGGCGACTCCCTCTGCCGCGAGGAGGCCCTGCGGCACATGGTGGAGCAGGGTCCCGTCTGCGTCAACACGTTGATCGCCTGGGGCGCGCGTTTCGACCGGGAGGGGTCCCGGCTCGCCTTCTGCCGCGAGGGCGCCCACCGGATGAACCGCATCCTGCACGCCCACGGGGACGCCACCGGCCACGAGATCATGTCCACCCTGGCCCGGAAGGCCCGGTCCATCGAAAACATCCGCATCCTGGAGCACGTTGCGACCGTGGGCCTCGACGTCGAGGGCGGGACCTGCCGGGGGGCCGTGTCCGCCCACCTGGGCTCGGGCGAGGTGTACCGGATCCGGTCCCGGGGGACCGTCCTGGCCACCGGCGGCGCGGGGCGGTTGTACCGCCGCACCACCAACTCCGAACTCGCCACGGGGGACGGTTTCGCCATGGCCTACCGGGTGGGGGCCGTCATCGAGGACATGGAGTTCGTCCAGTTCCACCCGACCAGTTTCCACCGGGAGGGGTGCACCGAGTTCCTGCTCTCCGAGGCCATGCGGGGGGAAGGCGGCCTGCTCCGGAACCTCCGCGGCGAGCGCTTCATGCCCCGGTTCCACCCCCTGGCGGAACTGGCCCCGCGGGACGTCGTGAGCCGGTCGATCCTGAGGGAGATGGAAGCCACGGGAACAGACCACGTCCTCCTCGACATGACCCACTTCAAGGCGACGTTTCTGCGGAAGCGCTTTCCCGGGCTCTTCGCCCGGTGCCTCGCCCAGGGGATCGACTTCTCCCGGGAACCCATCCCCGTCTCCCCGGCGGCCCACTACTTCATGGGCGGCGTCAAGGTCGACCTCGGGGGTTGCACCAGCATCCGGGGGCTCTTCGCCTGCGGCGAGACCGCCTGCACCGGCGTCCACGGCGCCAACCGGCTGGCCAGCAACTCGCTCCTGGAGGGGCTGGTGTTCGGCAAGCACACCGGGGAGAACCTGGTGGCCAACCCCGGCCTCCTGGCCCCCGGGGACGGCGGCGACCCCTCCCCGCCCGACGCTTGCCCCGCCGGGACCGTCGCCCTGGGGCCGGACCCCGGGGCGGAAGCGCTGAAAGCGGAGTTTCGGGACCTGATGTGGGGACGGGTGGGCATCATCCGCACCGAGGAGGGCCTGGCCGCGGCGGAAGACCGGATTCGGGCGATGCGGGCCGCGCTCGGGACGCCCCGCTCGCTGGCGGCCCTGGAAACCGACCGGTCGCTGCAGGCAGGCCTGCTGGTCGCGGTGTCGGCCAGGGCCCGGAAAAGCAGCTGGGGCGGACATTTCCGGGCCGATCACCCCGGCAAGGCCGGGTCGGGCAACCGGCACGTGAACGTCGTCCGGGCCGGGACCGGTGACGACCCCGCCATCACCTGGACGGAATGA
- a CDS encoding deoxynucleoside kinase produces MNFKYLIVEGCIGAGKTSLAERLATCFQTRTVLDKPWDNPHLEEFYERKPGAAFRAQLYFLAQRVTALKVLTRTFPEGGCVISDFLLEKDKIFANVNLNDAELLIYKNLFDAVSDYLVQPDLVLYLKAPLDILLKRVQQRNKAQEKRITPAYLTNLMEAYEHFFYKYQERTRIPVLIIDNTRMDIFSPGSDVEELAGFIRSKSIVGIQYYAPTAKG; encoded by the coding sequence ATGAATTTCAAGTATCTCATCGTCGAAGGGTGCATCGGCGCCGGGAAAACCTCCCTGGCCGAGCGCCTGGCGACGTGCTTTCAGACCCGCACGGTCCTGGACAAGCCCTGGGACAACCCGCACCTCGAGGAGTTCTACGAGCGCAAGCCCGGCGCGGCCTTCCGGGCGCAGCTCTACTTCCTCGCCCAGCGGGTCACCGCCCTCAAGGTGCTGACCCGGACCTTCCCCGAGGGGGGGTGCGTGATCTCGGACTTTTTGCTGGAGAAGGACAAGATCTTCGCCAACGTCAACCTCAACGACGCCGAACTCCTCATCTACAAGAACCTCTTCGACGCCGTGAGCGACTACCTCGTCCAGCCGGACCTCGTCCTGTACCTGAAGGCCCCGCTGGACATCCTCCTCAAGCGGGTCCAGCAGCGGAACAAGGCCCAGGAGAAGCGGATCACGCCCGCCTACCTGACCAACCTCATGGAGGCCTACGAGCACTTCTTCTACAAGTACCAGGAGCGGACCCGCATCCCCGTGCTCATCATCGACAACACCCGGATGGACATCTTCTCCCCCGGTTCCGACGTGGAGGAACTGGCCGGCTTCATCCGCTCGAAATCCATCGTGGGGATCCAGTACTACGCGCCCACCGCCAAGGGGTAG
- a CDS encoding LPS-assembly protein LptD, whose product MAAHPYPGFRPDGGRRPLSAPRAAPALLLLLLLAAPPASAPAQQAATASPRAVYAVSGPPAEVVTLIPYQDGSVSIRSRTQTSEKGVFQAEGDVVITFRDIEIRADVVTYDSNTRKAAGEGHVVFRRKAEQVSAERFEFDVERKTGVFTGLRGNLEGYRFSTGKSEREAENVYVFQDGELTTCVKDHPHWRFSCSHARVVKDKTATLRGSVLRFFGIPVFYLPWVKFPVLEDGRKSGLTIPSAGHSNLKGTEVADSLFLVLGRSADLTLTGEYYSQRGFGVGTRFRAALSEDSRIDLATYSVQDREDAGGTAFSADSVFRFRNGVRGAFTANMTTSMLFRQVWADSFTGLVRPDEILRGDVIRTWNTTMVHVLLDRLRLYLPDARHLTRTLPEAYFSLTGRQLADAPAWFFMDGRLSILTKESHWTDPGDPQERTFTTGGPLWRADVHPSLFIPIQLGDYGRIAIQPSVRGTYYSDSLRSQRPPGETTVTTARETLFRRMAALEVLLEGPRLYRFWRLGGTVIKHVVEMGATWRWQSHTDPLDRIIRFDYLDALANTNEVEYFLTSRWFGRSGGSTREWVSLSLRQKYFADPSCGGDLRTGQDNRISPWLSFSPYASVDGPRRFSPLQAMLSFSPTPGFSGEVRAEYDSVRKGMGSWSVASTYARDWLFTSVAFVRLKNYDQAGLRNHYIQASFGLGRPGKGLSGDFNIAYNHETGAAENIYVRLNYHLDCMGFSAEYIRYNLAYRSNDGEFRFSLYLRGVGEFGPLRKLGRRWY is encoded by the coding sequence ATGGCAGCTCACCCCTATCCCGGTTTTCGACCCGACGGCGGACGCAGGCCCCTTTCGGCGCCCCGCGCGGCGCCGGCCCTGCTCCTCCTGCTCCTCCTGGCCGCGCCCCCGGCATCCGCGCCCGCCCAGCAGGCCGCCACGGCGTCTCCCCGGGCGGTCTACGCCGTCTCCGGCCCGCCGGCCGAGGTCGTCACCCTGATCCCCTACCAGGACGGGAGCGTCAGCATCCGGTCCCGGACCCAGACCTCCGAGAAAGGGGTCTTCCAGGCCGAGGGGGACGTGGTGATCACCTTTCGGGACATCGAGATCCGGGCCGACGTCGTGACCTACGACTCCAACACCCGGAAGGCCGCGGGCGAGGGCCACGTGGTTTTCCGCCGCAAGGCCGAGCAGGTCAGCGCGGAACGCTTCGAGTTCGACGTGGAGCGGAAGACCGGCGTCTTCACCGGCCTGCGGGGGAACCTGGAAGGTTACCGCTTCAGCACGGGGAAAAGCGAGCGCGAGGCCGAGAACGTCTACGTTTTCCAGGACGGCGAGCTGACCACCTGCGTCAAGGACCACCCCCACTGGCGCTTCTCCTGCAGCCACGCCCGGGTCGTCAAGGACAAGACCGCCACGCTGCGGGGCTCGGTCCTGCGCTTCTTCGGCATCCCCGTCTTCTACCTCCCCTGGGTCAAGTTCCCGGTCCTCGAGGATGGGCGCAAGTCCGGCCTGACCATCCCCAGTGCCGGCCACTCCAACCTCAAGGGGACCGAGGTGGCCGACTCCCTTTTCCTGGTGCTCGGCCGCAGCGCGGACCTGACCCTCACCGGCGAGTACTACTCCCAGCGGGGTTTCGGGGTGGGCACCCGTTTCCGGGCCGCCCTCTCGGAAGACTCCCGCATCGACCTCGCCACCTACTCGGTGCAGGACCGTGAGGATGCCGGCGGGACCGCCTTCTCCGCCGACTCCGTGTTCCGGTTCCGGAACGGGGTCCGGGGGGCCTTCACGGCCAACATGACCACGAGCATGCTGTTCCGGCAGGTCTGGGCCGACAGCTTCACGGGGCTGGTCCGCCCCGACGAGATCCTCCGCGGCGACGTCATCCGAACCTGGAACACCACGATGGTCCACGTGCTCCTGGACCGTCTCCGCCTGTACCTCCCCGACGCCCGCCACCTCACCCGGACGCTCCCGGAGGCCTACTTCTCCCTGACCGGCCGGCAACTCGCCGACGCCCCGGCCTGGTTCTTCATGGACGGGCGCCTGTCGATCCTCACGAAGGAATCCCACTGGACCGACCCCGGCGACCCGCAGGAGAGGACCTTCACCACGGGGGGGCCCCTGTGGCGGGCCGACGTCCACCCAAGCCTCTTCATCCCCATCCAGCTCGGCGACTACGGGCGGATCGCCATCCAGCCGTCCGTCCGGGGGACCTACTACAGCGACAGCCTCCGGTCGCAGCGCCCCCCCGGTGAAACGACGGTCACCACGGCGCGCGAGACCCTCTTCCGACGCATGGCCGCCCTCGAGGTCCTTCTCGAGGGCCCGCGCCTGTACCGCTTCTGGCGCCTGGGCGGCACGGTGATCAAGCACGTGGTGGAAATGGGCGCGACCTGGCGGTGGCAGTCCCACACCGACCCCCTCGACCGGATCATCCGCTTCGATTACCTCGACGCCCTGGCCAACACCAACGAGGTGGAGTACTTCCTCACCAGCCGCTGGTTCGGCCGGAGCGGCGGCTCCACCCGCGAGTGGGTGTCCCTGTCCCTGCGGCAGAAGTACTTCGCGGACCCCTCCTGCGGGGGCGACCTTCGCACCGGCCAGGACAACCGGATCTCGCCCTGGCTCTCCTTCAGCCCGTACGCTTCCGTGGACGGCCCCCGGCGCTTCTCCCCCCTCCAGGCCATGCTGTCCTTCTCCCCGACGCCGGGCTTCTCGGGGGAGGTCCGGGCGGAGTACGACTCCGTCCGCAAGGGGATGGGCTCCTGGTCGGTGGCGTCCACCTACGCCCGGGACTGGCTGTTCACCTCCGTGGCCTTCGTCCGGCTGAAAAACTACGACCAGGCGGGGTTGCGCAACCACTACATCCAGGCCTCCTTCGGTCTCGGCCGACCCGGGAAGGGGCTCAGCGGCGACTTCAACATCGCCTACAACCACGAGACCGGGGCGGCCGAGAACATCTACGTCCGGCTGAACTACCACCTGGACTGCATGGGGTTCTCGGCGGAGTACATCCGTTACAACCTGGCCTACCGCTCCAACGACGGGGAATTCCGGTTTTCGCTCTACCTTCGCGGGGTGGGGGAGTTCGGCCCCCTGCGGAAGCTGGGCAGGAGGTGGTATTGA
- the folK gene encoding 2-amino-4-hydroxy-6-hydroxymethyldihydropteridine diphosphokinase: MVLSTILAGLGSNLGDRLPNLQQGVEALRRTGFALEAVSSVYQTEPVDCPDPLLWFLNCAVRLETRLGPWEALRAFHEVEELAGRRRPYRHAPRTLDLDLLFYGEGVYRTPELEIPHPRLAGRRFVLVPLAEIAPHFFHPELGFTIEELLARCPDTGRVERYCSFPVSCL; this comes from the coding sequence GTGGTATTGAGCACGATCCTGGCCGGTCTCGGGTCCAACCTGGGCGATCGCCTGCCCAACCTGCAGCAGGGGGTGGAGGCGCTCCGCCGGACCGGCTTCGCCCTGGAGGCGGTCTCGTCGGTCTACCAGACCGAGCCCGTCGACTGCCCGGACCCCCTCCTGTGGTTCCTCAACTGCGCGGTGCGCCTCGAAACGCGGCTGGGCCCCTGGGAGGCGCTCCGGGCCTTCCACGAGGTCGAGGAGCTCGCGGGGCGCCGCCGCCCCTACCGGCACGCGCCCCGGACCCTCGACCTCGACCTGCTCTTCTACGGGGAGGGCGTCTACCGGACCCCGGAACTGGAGATCCCCCACCCGAGGCTGGCGGGGAGACGGTTCGTCCTGGTCCCCCTCGCCGAGATCGCCCCGCACTTTTTTCACCCGGAACTCGGGTTCACCATCGAGGAACTGCTGGCGCGGTGCCCCGACACCGGGCGCGTGGAACGATATTGCAGTTTCCCCGTGAGTTGTCTATAA